From Chromohalobacter canadensis, one genomic window encodes:
- a CDS encoding PilZ domain-containing protein, which yields MLTNGNAENHPANVLRALLSKEHAITIFSKNTTKPLPAEVTNLDLNTGEFELSVNYHKSDIDNYIYQEHLSFDIEIENTSQENETEIYNFEKVKAKVFKKDTGLYEIKCQLGDELFIRESRGAVRIPFILGMNAHANVEVYTDELNIKGRLRNLSSGGCMIDIALEDSLPLYVTQLLPNITIEFPDGEYFYSQGSIRHMRPFGSEGHASIGIQFIETPRDMENTLLRLISESEREAAHRAGMNMRGVGPSPLFVPRKKESSILKNEQQAKANESTNMPPMVKGVREISRQLQAVLIYLKNWNTFPEETLYDCADSLIFLVRQDRKELLYALSFIRDQPEWVRHAIQVSGYFSDMLIAHDPHSGQLREAIAGTLMHTMGKPLLMSEKLPSLKTNMTPQQKEILLGHVDTLLEKIAEMGWQPSKGCMDIMQNANELLDGSGYPAGKTGDQLSELVKQLSVIKVVNKLTSERNSISPRTPLDAYRWVHENDTKYERTVIIDYIQQYGLYPIGSMAKFSRGFLAWIMDIDNKGMPTHVHVVKNLAFIDASIDTYLSSNDFSQIGRLVGIVNPNDYSADHRH from the coding sequence ATGCTGACTAACGGTAATGCCGAAAATCATCCCGCCAATGTATTACGTGCCTTGCTCTCCAAAGAACATGCGATTACGATTTTTTCAAAGAACACGACAAAACCGTTACCCGCTGAGGTCACCAACCTTGATCTTAATACAGGAGAGTTCGAACTAAGCGTCAACTACCATAAGAGCGATATCGATAACTATATTTATCAGGAGCACCTCTCTTTCGACATTGAAATCGAGAACACTTCTCAAGAAAACGAGACCGAGATATACAATTTCGAGAAGGTGAAAGCGAAGGTATTCAAGAAAGATACAGGGCTTTACGAGATAAAATGCCAACTCGGGGATGAACTCTTCATTCGGGAGTCTCGCGGGGCGGTACGTATCCCTTTCATCTTGGGGATGAACGCTCATGCCAACGTTGAAGTTTATACCGACGAATTGAACATCAAGGGACGGCTACGCAACCTCTCCAGCGGTGGCTGCATGATCGACATTGCGCTTGAAGACAGCCTCCCTTTGTATGTTACCCAGCTATTGCCAAATATCACCATCGAGTTTCCTGACGGAGAGTATTTCTACTCACAAGGCTCCATACGCCATATGCGCCCCTTCGGGAGTGAAGGCCATGCCTCCATCGGAATTCAATTCATTGAAACGCCCAGGGACATGGAGAACACGTTATTAAGATTGATTTCGGAGTCGGAACGTGAAGCCGCGCATCGCGCGGGGATGAACATGCGCGGCGTGGGCCCTTCACCTTTATTTGTCCCGAGGAAGAAGGAAAGCAGTATTTTGAAAAATGAGCAACAAGCCAAGGCCAATGAGTCGACTAACATGCCGCCCATGGTGAAAGGCGTTCGGGAAATATCGCGTCAACTTCAAGCCGTGCTCATTTATCTTAAAAACTGGAATACGTTTCCCGAGGAAACGCTTTATGACTGCGCCGATTCGCTGATTTTCCTCGTTAGACAGGACCGTAAAGAACTGCTATATGCGCTTTCATTCATTCGTGACCAGCCCGAATGGGTGCGCCATGCCATTCAGGTCTCCGGCTATTTTTCCGATATGCTGATCGCGCATGACCCACACTCGGGGCAATTGCGTGAAGCCATCGCAGGAACTTTGATGCACACGATGGGCAAGCCGCTTTTAATGAGTGAAAAGCTACCCTCGCTTAAAACCAACATGACACCGCAGCAAAAAGAGATACTTCTGGGACACGTTGACACGTTGCTCGAGAAGATCGCAGAGATGGGCTGGCAACCCAGCAAAGGCTGCATGGATATCATGCAAAATGCCAACGAGCTGCTCGATGGCAGCGGGTACCCTGCTGGCAAGACGGGTGACCAGCTTTCTGAGCTGGTGAAACAGCTCTCTGTCATCAAGGTGGTCAATAAGCTCACCAGCGAGCGCAATAGCATATCACCGCGTACGCCGTTGGATGCCTATCGCTGGGTGCATGAAAATGACACGAAGTACGAACGCACTGTCATTATCGACTATATCCAGCAATACGGCTTGTATCCAATCGGCAGCATGGCCAAGTTCTCCCGAGGCTTTCTCGCCTGGATCATGGATATCGACAACAAGGGCATGCCCACCCACGTCCATGTTGTCAAGAATTTAGCGTTCATCGATGCCAGTATCGATACGTACCTTTCATCCAATGATTTTAGTCAGATTGGCCGGCTCGTAGGGATCGTCAACCCTAACGATTACAGCGCCGATCATAGGCATTGA
- a CDS encoding restriction endonuclease subunit S domain-containing protein has translation MSSPRTQIPARELTEEIVPRLDTIEKLINTTLASLIENTDSPEEHERREDQKRRFELMLLSIRMNVSSVTRRHAAVIRASQNGEPSGTALLQLDENEAIAMENAKTLYEQVKSHTRN, from the coding sequence ATGTCGTCTCCCCGTACACAAATACCAGCCCGTGAGCTGACCGAGGAAATCGTGCCGCGTCTCGACACGATCGAGAAGCTGATCAACACGACGCTAGCCTCACTGATTGAAAACACGGATTCACCAGAAGAACACGAGCGTCGGGAGGATCAAAAACGCCGTTTCGAATTGATGCTGCTCTCCATCCGGATGAACGTTTCCAGCGTCACGCGCCGCCATGCCGCGGTAATCCGTGCCTCTCAGAACGGCGAGCCTAGCGGGACTGCGTTATTGCAATTGGACGAAAACGAAGCTATCGCGATGGAGAACGCAAAGACATTGTATGAGCAGGTCAAATCGCATACACGCAACTAG
- a CDS encoding flagellar protein FlaG, translating into MSSNIPEFPVNSGPATANITPNPLSGRQRLDMALAHIQPNNDAQETSAPSALTMSELAKPIDRVNEVMSAYSVQFELSEYEGRIVTRIVDRDSQELIRQIPSEEVLRIAETLEQRQGRLVDWEV; encoded by the coding sequence ATGTCGTCGAACATTCCTGAATTTCCCGTCAACAGCGGTCCCGCCACCGCCAACATCACACCCAACCCGCTGAGCGGTCGCCAGCGATTGGACATGGCCCTGGCCCATATCCAACCCAACAATGACGCGCAGGAAACCTCGGCGCCATCGGCCTTGACCATGAGCGAACTCGCCAAGCCCATCGACCGCGTCAACGAAGTAATGAGCGCCTACAGCGTCCAGTTCGAGCTATCGGAATACGAGGGGCGGATCGTGACACGTATCGTCGACCGCGACAGCCAGGAACTGATCCGTCAGATTCCCAGCGAGGAAGTGCTGCGCATCGCCGAAACCCTGGAGCAACGCCAGGGCCGGCTGGTCGATTGGGAAGTGTGA
- a CDS encoding SulP family inorganic anion transporter: MLKRYFPIVEWLPSYDRHTLSQDLFAAVIVTLMVIPQALAYAFLAGLPAVTGLYASMLPLVAYTVFGTSRTLAVGPMAIVALMTAAALSGIVATGTVAYSEAAATLAFLSGVMLMLMGVFRLGFFANFLSHPVVSGLLSASGVLIATSQLGNLLGISMSGFTLIEQLAGLATHWQDFNGLTALIGLGSLAFLMGMRRAGPTLRRLGMTATLSGFITKAGPIIAVMISTLLVWAFDLEAHGVAVVGEIPRHLPPLALPSLDPSLIGTLLMPAFLISLVGFIESVSLAQMLAAKRRQRISPDQELFALGGSNLAAALSSSMPVTGSLSRTVINFDAGARTPAAGSFAALGVALVTLYLTPLIHFLPIATLAASIIVSTFTLLDARGLKRTWRYSKRDFAAMLATIVLTFVSGVEVGVMAGVGLSLALFLYRTSRPHSALVGRVPGTEHFRNVERHTTEHDPTVALLRVDESLYFANARYLEDTVYAMVAERPALKHVVLISSAVNLIDASALESLEAINSRLDDSQVKLHLAEVKGPVMDKLKQSDFLDHLTGEVFLSTYHAWEALRDEDTVVTPLDRDTR, translated from the coding sequence ATGCTCAAGCGTTACTTTCCCATCGTCGAGTGGCTGCCAAGCTATGATCGCCACACGCTATCCCAGGATCTCTTCGCCGCCGTCATCGTTACTTTGATGGTCATCCCACAAGCGCTGGCCTATGCCTTTCTCGCCGGGTTACCGGCGGTGACGGGCCTGTATGCCAGCATGCTGCCGTTGGTGGCGTATACGGTTTTCGGCACCAGCCGCACGCTGGCGGTGGGCCCCATGGCGATCGTCGCCCTGATGACGGCTGCAGCGTTATCGGGCATCGTCGCCACGGGGACCGTCGCCTACAGCGAAGCCGCCGCAACACTGGCGTTCCTGTCTGGCGTCATGCTGATGCTGATGGGCGTCTTCCGGCTGGGCTTCTTCGCCAACTTCCTGAGTCACCCGGTCGTTTCCGGCCTGCTCAGCGCCTCGGGCGTGCTGATCGCTACCAGCCAGTTGGGCAATTTGTTGGGCATCTCGATGTCCGGGTTCACGCTGATCGAGCAGCTCGCCGGGCTGGCCACGCATTGGCAGGATTTCAACGGTCTGACGGCATTGATCGGTCTCGGCTCGCTGGCGTTTTTGATGGGGATGCGCCGCGCCGGCCCCACGCTGCGCCGCCTGGGCATGACCGCCACGTTGAGTGGCTTCATCACCAAGGCGGGGCCGATCATTGCGGTGATGATCTCGACCCTGCTGGTATGGGCATTCGACCTGGAGGCGCACGGCGTCGCCGTGGTCGGCGAGATTCCGCGCCATCTACCGCCGCTCGCGCTGCCTTCGCTCGACCCGAGCCTGATCGGCACGCTGCTCATGCCGGCGTTTCTGATCAGCTTGGTGGGCTTTATCGAGTCGGTATCGCTGGCGCAGATGCTGGCCGCCAAGCGTCGCCAGCGCATCTCGCCCGACCAGGAACTGTTCGCGCTAGGCGGCAGCAACCTCGCCGCCGCCTTGAGCAGTAGCATGCCGGTGACGGGCAGCCTATCGCGCACGGTGATCAACTTCGATGCCGGCGCGCGTACACCGGCCGCAGGCAGCTTCGCCGCGCTGGGCGTGGCACTGGTGACGCTCTATCTCACGCCGCTGATTCACTTTCTGCCTATCGCCACGCTCGCCGCCAGCATCATCGTCTCGACCTTCACGCTGCTCGATGCGCGCGGTCTCAAGCGTACTTGGCGTTATTCGAAGCGCGATTTCGCCGCCATGCTGGCGACCATCGTGCTGACCTTCGTCAGCGGCGTCGAAGTCGGCGTGATGGCCGGCGTGGGGCTGTCACTGGCATTGTTCCTGTATCGCACCAGCCGCCCACATAGCGCACTGGTAGGCCGCGTCCCCGGTACCGAGCATTTCCGCAACGTCGAGCGCCACACCACCGAGCACGACCCCACCGTGGCACTGCTGCGCGTCGACGAGAGCCTGTACTTCGCCAACGCGCGTTACTTGGAAGACACCGTTTACGCCATGGTCGCCGAACGCCCGGCGCTCAAGCATGTCGTGTTGATCAGCTCGGCGGTCAACCTGATCGACGCTTCGGCGCTGGAAAGCCTGGAAGCCATCAACTCCCGCCTCGACGACTCGCAGGTCAAGCTGCACCTCGCCGAGGTAAAAGGCCCGGTGATGGACAAGCTCAAGCAAAGCGACTTCCTCGACCATCTCACCGGTGAAGTCTTCCTCAGCACTTATCACGCCTGGGAAGCCCTGCGAGACGAAGACACCGTGGTGACGCCGCTGGATCGCGACACCCGCTAG
- the glpD gene encoding glycerol-3-phosphate dehydrogenase — translation MRNETYDLIVIGGGINGAGIARDAAGRGLSVLVVEANDLASHTSSASTKLIHGGLRYLEQYEFKLVAKALSEREILLKAAPHIIWPMRFILPHQKHLRPAWMIRTGLFMYDHLGGRQTLAGSHGIKFTDHPAGAPLKSEFTKGFVYSDAWVQDARLVVLNCMDAASRGACIMTRTRAEAAVRGTDGWTITLRTAEGETTQVAARGLVNAAGPWAVRFLDDIASLDHTYSLRLIKGSHIVVNKLFDHDYAYIFQQPDGRIVFAIPYERDFTLIGTTDVEHEGAPGNIAIEEDEIGYLCESANRYFEQPIGPDDVVWNYSGVRPLLDDREDNASEITRDYRIQLDTSGGAVLLNVFGGKLTTYRRLAEDAVDQLAPELGNQEKAWTGHGHPLPGGEEAKPQHLFESLQASHPFIPLGMANRMVFNYGTRVTNIVGDAKSLDDLGEHFGADLYAAEVDYLRDHEWARTAEDVLWRRSKLGLRLDESEQRRLADYLDRSLAEPTKAGSAT, via the coding sequence ATGCGCAACGAAACCTACGATCTGATTGTCATCGGCGGCGGCATCAACGGCGCAGGCATCGCGCGTGATGCTGCAGGCCGTGGACTGTCAGTGCTCGTCGTCGAGGCGAATGACCTCGCCAGCCACACGTCATCGGCTTCGACCAAGCTGATCCACGGTGGCTTACGGTATCTCGAGCAGTACGAATTCAAGCTCGTGGCCAAGGCCCTCTCCGAGCGCGAAATACTGCTCAAGGCTGCGCCGCACATCATCTGGCCGATGCGTTTCATCCTGCCTCACCAGAAGCACCTGCGACCGGCCTGGATGATTCGAACCGGGCTTTTCATGTACGACCACCTCGGTGGACGCCAAACGCTAGCGGGCTCGCATGGCATCAAGTTCACCGATCATCCGGCCGGAGCGCCACTCAAATCCGAGTTCACGAAGGGCTTCGTCTACTCGGACGCTTGGGTTCAGGATGCGCGACTGGTGGTACTCAATTGCATGGACGCGGCCAGCCGCGGCGCCTGCATCATGACGCGCACGCGTGCCGAAGCTGCGGTACGCGGCACCGACGGATGGACCATCACCCTGCGTACCGCCGAGGGCGAAACGACGCAAGTCGCCGCCCGCGGGCTGGTCAATGCGGCCGGACCCTGGGCCGTGCGTTTTCTCGACGATATAGCGTCGCTAGATCACACGTATTCGCTGCGCCTGATCAAGGGCAGCCATATCGTCGTGAACAAACTGTTCGACCACGACTACGCCTATATCTTCCAGCAACCCGATGGCCGCATCGTGTTCGCCATTCCCTATGAGCGCGATTTCACTCTCATCGGGACGACCGACGTCGAGCATGAGGGCGCTCCCGGCAATATCGCCATCGAGGAAGATGAGATCGGCTATCTATGCGAGTCGGCCAATCGCTATTTCGAACAGCCTATCGGGCCCGACGATGTCGTCTGGAACTACTCCGGTGTGCGCCCTCTGCTCGATGACCGCGAGGATAACGCCAGCGAGATCACGCGCGATTACCGCATCCAACTCGATACCTCCGGCGGTGCGGTGCTGCTCAACGTCTTCGGCGGCAAGCTGACGACCTATCGACGTCTAGCCGAGGACGCCGTCGATCAACTGGCACCTGAACTCGGCAACCAGGAAAAAGCCTGGACCGGTCACGGCCACCCACTACCCGGCGGCGAAGAAGCGAAACCACAGCACCTGTTCGAATCGCTCCAAGCCAGTCACCCCTTCATTCCACTGGGCATGGCCAATCGCATGGTCTTCAACTACGGCACCCGGGTCACGAACATCGTCGGTGATGCAAAAAGCCTGGACGATCTAGGTGAGCATTTTGGCGCCGACTTGTATGCCGCCGAAGTCGATTACCTGCGCGATCATGAATGGGCGCGCACGGCCGAGGACGTTCTCTGGCGGCGATCCAAGCTGGGGCTGCGTCTCGATGAAAGCGAACAGCGCCGACTCGCCGACTATCTCGACCGTTCCTTAGCTGAGCCGACTAAAGCCGGTTCAGCTACTTAA